DNA sequence from the Planctomycetia bacterium genome:
AAGTTACCGGCGACTACGCGGGAATGGCCCTGTTGCCGTACTACATTGCCTACCGCGCAGCGGTGCGCGCGGCGGTGACGCTGCTGCGCGGCGGACAAGTGACGGACGCAGGGGAACTCGCCGCGCTGCGCGGTACGGCGGAGCGCTATCTCGGAGAAGCAAGACGCTGGCGCGAACGGCCGACGCCGTGGCTGTGGATCATGCACGGCGTTTCAGGCAGTGGAAAGACGGCAGTGTCGTCCGAACTTGCTGGCAAACACGGCGCGATTCGTATTCGTTCCGATGTGGAACGGAAACGCTTGTTCGGCGTGCGCGGCGAGGCGCCGGCGGAGGCTTATGCCGAATCGGCCTCGCAGGCGACGTATTGCCGGCTGGAGGCGCTGGCGGAGACGTTGCTCGCGGCGGGCTTCGCGGTCATCGTCGACGCCACTTTCCTGCGGCGCGCTGAGCGCCGGCGTTTCCAGGACTTGGTCGAGCGGATGGCTGTGTCATTCAAGATTTGGGCATGCCGCGCGCCGCGTGACGAATTGGTACGTCGGATCGAGGCCCGGCGGAACGATGCGTCGGACGCCACGCTCGAAGTTCTCGATGCGCAACTGCGCACAATCGAGCCGCTGGATGAGGAAGAGGCGGCACTGAGCGTGACTTGTTGGTCGACAGGATCGTGACAGACGACAATTACTCGGCCGTCAGCTTGTACACAAACAGGCCGCCGACGGTGAAGACGAGACCTGCGCCCATCAGCACCCAGCGAGTGACTTCCGTGCGGGATCGAGCGGATTCTACTGCGGCCTTATGTTCTTCGTATTTCTGACGTTGCGCTGCCAATTCCTCGGCGGAAACGAGCGCCTTCTTCTGGTTGCCCGTCGGCCTGGTCTGGAACGCCATGTCATGCAGTTTGGCGGCGTTATCCAGATATTCCTTGGCCTCTTCGTCGGAGTAAGTCATGGGGGGCGCGTCGGCGGTAGCGCCCCAGTACATCGAAATGCCGAGGAGCGCCAATCCGAGGACGACACTCGCCAGCGACAGTCCGCCCGAAGGAGTCGAGCCAGCGTTTCTGGATTTCTTGTTCAAGCGTCGCCCCGCCTCGCTTCACTCGTCGATGGAAACCGGCTTGCCGTCGTCGATCGAGACCAAGTAGGCGAATTCGGTACGGTCAACGTTGTCATTCATAAAAGTGACGCGGCCGTCGCACCATGATACATTCACGCCGCCAGGATGGAGACTTCGTGGTGCGGCCGACCAGTACGAGGCTTCACGGAACGCGCGGCAAGGCATATTCGAGAACACCGCATCCGCTTCATTGTTGCAGGTGCCGATGACATCCAAGTTTGGTCCAGGATTGTTTGGCGGTTGCGCCGAATCCAAAACAAATGCCGGATCGACCAAGTAGCGACCTTGGCGGCGATAATTGCGAAAGTTCTCTAGTTCCTCTTTGGGCGCCAAGTGGTGGGCATCGTAGGCCAACAGCGATGCCCCACACCAGGGAAGCGCCCAAACACCACGTTCGTCGACCGGATTATTGCGGGTCCGAACCTCGGACAGCATAATGGTCGTCGAAAATCCATCGCGAAAGCGACGACGCGTCTGCGGGACGTGCGCGATCAGTGCCCCCGGAAAAAAGTTCTGGTACTCGACGTGAAACGGACTGCAAAACGCGGCGTAGTTCCCCTTGGCGAAAACTTTGCGGCGCGTGGCCGCTAGGTCTGAAAA
Encoded proteins:
- a CDS encoding DUF1559 domain-containing protein; its protein translation is MRRSRVAGFTLVELLVVIAIIGVLISLLLPALQVAREAARKGTCTNNLKQLTLAVINYEQTFRVFPPSGIVDRPTGEPKEIDGSVRKNGYVYYTQNSGRMFSWVVLTLPFFEQQALHKQFNFSKSVLDQRDIEPQSTYISTLGCPSDSAVGRIFSDLAATRRKVFAKGNYAAFCSPFHVEYQNFFPGALIAHVPQTRRRFRDGFSTTIMLSEVRTRNNPVDERGVWALPWCGASLLAYDAHHLAPKEELENFRNYRRQGRYLVDPAFVLDSAQPPNNPGPNLDVIGTCNNEADAVFSNMPCRAFREASYWSAAPRSLHPGGVNVSWCDGRVTFMNDNVDRTEFAYLVSIDDGKPVSIDE